Genomic window (Deinococcus yavapaiensis KR-236):
GTGAGCTTGGCGCGTCCTTCGACGTCCTCAACGTCACCAATCCAGATGCCGTTCGCGCCTTTGCAGGGCGCGTGTACGAACGCTACGGACGCGTGGACGTCCTCGTGAACAACGCGGGGACTGTCTACAACCTCCCTGCGGAAGAGACGCCGGACGACGAGTGGCGCCGTGTACTCAGCGTGAACCTCGACGGCGTCTTCTGGTGCTGCCGTGAATTCGGACGCTTCATGCTCACCGCAAGAAAAGGCAGCATCGTCAACCTTGCGTCCATGTCGGGCATGATCAGCAATCACCCGCAGCCGCAAGCGTCGTACAACGCCAGCAAAGCGGGCGTCATCAACTTGACGCGCTCGCTCGGCGGTGAGTGGGCGTCGCGCGGCGTACGCGTGAACGCCATCGCGCCGGGATACACCGCGACCGCCCTCACGAAGAAAGCCCTTGACATCCCCGAGTGGGCGGGCGTGTGGATCAGCGAGACGCCGATGGGCCGCCTGGCCGAACCGTTCGAGATTGCGCCCGCCGCACTGTATCTCGCTTCGGACGCCTCGAGCTTCGTCACGGGAAGCACCCTGGTGGTGGACGGCGGGTACACCGCGTGGTGAGCTGAAGTGTACCTCGGGCTCGACCTCGGCACCGCGAGCGTGAAGGCAGCACTGTTCGACGCGGACGGTCGACTCGCGCGAACCGTCGCGCGCGCGTACGACGTGCGCGCCCCCATGCCAAACCAAGCGGAAAGCGATCCGCAAGCGTGGTGGATCGCGGTCGGTCAGGCCGTCCGCACGCTCTTGGACGACGACGCCAAGAGTGTACACGCCCTCGGGCTGTCCGGCCAGATGCACGGCGTGGTGCTGTGCGACGCCGAAGGTGAAGCGCTTCGTCCGGCCATCTTGTGGGCGGACGCGCGCAGTACCGCCGAGCTTCGCGCGTACGACGCCGTGCCGGACGTTCGGCGCACGGAACTTCGAAATCCCATCACGACAGGCATGGCGGGCCCGACGTTGCTGTGGCTTCGGCAGCACGAAGCGAGCCTATACGGTCGAGCGCGCTTCGCGCTGCAACCGAAGGACTGGCTGCGCCTTCGCCTGACTGGTGAAGCGTTCGCCGAACCGTCTGACGCCTCTGGTACCTTGTTGTACGACCTCGAGCGAGACACGTGGCACGCGGCGCTCGTGGAAGCCTTAGGCCTTCGTCTGGATCTGCTCGCCCCGCTCGTGCCTTCCAGCGCCACAGCCGGGTTCTTGTCTTCGCGCGCTGCGAAATACCTCGGCTTGCCGTCCGGCTTACCAGTCGCGGCTGGCGCGGCCGACACGGCTGCCGCCTTGCTCGGCACTGGCATCACCGCAGGTCAGTTACAACTCACGATTGGCACGGGCGCGCAAGTCGTTCGCGCCGAGGCGAGCTTGCCGGCGTCACGGCCGGCCCTGCATGTGTTTCGAAGTTCCAACCACGAAGGTTGGTATACCCTCGCCGCCGTCCAAAACGCCGGGCTGGCCCTCGAGTGGGCGAGGCGGACGTTGCATCTTGACTGGACAGAATTTTACGAGGCGGCGCAGCAATCCGAACCGGGCGCGCGCGGCTTGACGTTCCTGCCGTACATGACCGGAGACCGCACGCCTCACCTCGATCCTCAAGCGCGTGGCGGCTGGATCGGTGCGGGACTCGAACACGACGCGTCGCACCTCGCGCGTTCGGCGTTCGAGGGCGTCGCCTTATCCATTCGGGACGCCGTACGGCTCCTGACGTCCAGCACACCGGGCACCCTTCGACTGGCTGGCGGAGGCTCGCTGCATCCTTGGTGGCGTCAACTGCTCGCGGACATCTTGCAGTCTGTCTTGGAAATCGTGGACGTTCCGGTAGCGTCCGCCTACGGAGCGGCCTTACTCGCTCAAGCTGCAGAAACTGGGCGAGGTCCAAGAACGAGCATCGTCAGCGTTCGCAGCATCATTGAGCCGCGAGCAGACGCGCACATGCAGGCACTCGCGGACGCCACCGAACGATTCTCAGCAGCGTACACGGCCTTGCGGCCCTGGTTCTCGCGCCGTTAGTAGAGTACGCACATTGTGAAGGATGACTTTGGGGAAGGTTAACAAGCGTCTGGGGCGATATTGGTGGGTGGTGGAGCGGACGTCGTCGTGGTTCGGGCGCGTTCGCCGGTTCTGGGGCCGGTAGCAGGTGCAGGCGGCACGCCGTTAGCGCGCCGCCTGATCACCTTTAAGCAGCACGCCAAGTTTTGCTCGGCGGTGTAACAGCCCTTGTGTGCTTACGCTTGAAATAAAGTAAGGAACGTATGGGCCGATTCATCAAGATCCTGCGTACTGCCATCACCGCACAGGAATACTGGATGGCCGTATTGCTCTGGACGCTCGTCGCCATCCTCTGGGGTGGTCTCCTGGGCGAGGGTGGATGGGAGCTGCTGTGGCACGTGACTTTCATCGT
Coding sequences:
- a CDS encoding SDR family NAD(P)-dependent oxidoreductase — its product is MTILDLFRLDGRVAVVTGGGQGIGFEIVKALREAGAEVVIADMNPETAEQAARELGASFDVLNVTNPDAVRAFAGRVYERYGRVDVLVNNAGTVYNLPAEETPDDEWRRVLSVNLDGVFWCCREFGRFMLTARKGSIVNLASMSGMISNHPQPQASYNASKAGVINLTRSLGGEWASRGVRVNAIAPGYTATALTKKALDIPEWAGVWISETPMGRLAEPFEIAPAALYLASDASSFVTGSTLVVDGGYTAW
- the xylB gene encoding xylulokinase, which gives rise to MYLGLDLGTASVKAALFDADGRLARTVARAYDVRAPMPNQAESDPQAWWIAVGQAVRTLLDDDAKSVHALGLSGQMHGVVLCDAEGEALRPAILWADARSTAELRAYDAVPDVRRTELRNPITTGMAGPTLLWLRQHEASLYGRARFALQPKDWLRLRLTGEAFAEPSDASGTLLYDLERDTWHAALVEALGLRLDLLAPLVPSSATAGFLSSRAAKYLGLPSGLPVAAGAADTAAALLGTGITAGQLQLTIGTGAQVVRAEASLPASRPALHVFRSSNHEGWYTLAAVQNAGLALEWARRTLHLDWTEFYEAAQQSEPGARGLTFLPYMTGDRTPHLDPQARGGWIGAGLEHDASHLARSAFEGVALSIRDAVRLLTSSTPGTLRLAGGGSLHPWWRQLLADILQSVLEIVDVPVASAYGAALLAQAAETGRGPRTSIVSVRSIIEPRADAHMQALADATERFSAAYTALRPWFSRR